Genomic segment of Ignavibacteriales bacterium:
CAGATAACGCCTTGTATTCATTATCGTCGGTCTTAATAAGAATTACCGGCTTTCTTCCAAATTTAATTATCTTGGAACTATTGGTAGGAAATTCGGCACTCATTCCCGCCTTAACAGAATTTACTTTTGGCTCGGTAGTTTTAGGAGGAATTAAAAATGAGACGACAGGATAAAAAACGGAAAGAATACCGCCTATACCGCCAAATCCCAAAAGCATATTTAAAAATTTTCTTCTATCCAATTTCATATCTAATTCTAATTTTAATGATCA
This window contains:
- a CDS encoding Rieske (2Fe-2S) protein: MKLDRRKFLNMLLGFGGIGGILSVFYPVVSFLIPPKTTEPKVNSVKAGMSAEFPTNSSKIIKFGRKPVILIKTDDNEYKALSASCTHLDCIVQYKNDTKQIWCACHNGIYDLSGRNVSGPPPRPLEEYEVKIVKDEIVITKVG